One window of the Pradoshia eiseniae genome contains the following:
- a CDS encoding ribonucleoside-diphosphate reductase subunit alpha yields the protein MDELIEERLWKTERLIEEAAKEYKLNIEELKELIARGKESDANETALHYALNRIAMDEPDWTFLAARLYLQKLYKGAAENRGYDEKLKYGSFSELVRTLVEKGIYSDELICAYSTSELEEAAREIVPERDHKFNYIGLFLLADRYLARDHERRLYELPQERFLVIALQLMINEKKDVRMGLVKEAYWALSHLYMTVATPTLANAGKSFGQLSSCFIDTVEDSLDGIYLNNWDTARLSKDGGGVGIYYGKVRALGSDIKKFKGNSSGVVPWIRLINDTAVSVDQLGQRQGAIAIYIDVFHKDIMNGFLDLKTNNGDERRKAHDIFTGVCIPNLFMEQLEKVDENGRSIGEWHTFCPHEVKSIMGWKDEHGNALGLEDFYDESDEKFFTEKYMEAVNHPLLPRRTYRAMDIMARVMISQLETGTPYMFYRDEVNRQNPNKHVNGKGRTSIYCSNLCTEIAQNMSTTSIVKEYEDKDGNMVIVRKPGDFVVCNLSSINLAKAVPANVLERLIRIQVRMLDNVIDLNTISVGQAEKTNKKYRAIGLGTFGWHHLLALEGIYWESEDAVDYADRLYEDIAYYTIRSSMELAAEKGAYSQFGGSEWETGRYFERKEYVTERWAELKAAIQEQGMRNGWLMAVAPNSSTAKIGGSTDGIDPIYAVEYAEEKKNFKFKVTVPDINHRTYEYYKKSRHQLSQVWSIRQNAARGRHIDQGISFNLYVKHDIKAKDLLNLHLEAWKNGLKTTYYVRSTSQAEIEECESCHS from the coding sequence ATGGACGAATTGATCGAGGAACGTTTATGGAAGACGGAAAGATTAATAGAAGAGGCTGCCAAGGAGTATAAGCTGAATATTGAAGAGCTGAAAGAGCTGATTGCTCGCGGCAAGGAATCTGATGCGAATGAGACAGCCCTGCATTATGCCCTTAATCGGATTGCGATGGATGAACCAGATTGGACTTTTTTAGCCGCCCGCCTCTATTTGCAAAAGCTATACAAAGGGGCAGCGGAAAACCGGGGGTATGATGAGAAGCTTAAATACGGCAGCTTCTCTGAGTTGGTCCGTACACTGGTCGAGAAGGGGATATATTCAGATGAGCTCATCTGTGCCTATTCAACAAGCGAATTGGAGGAAGCGGCAAGGGAGATTGTTCCTGAGCGCGATCACAAGTTCAATTATATTGGTTTATTTCTGCTGGCCGATCGTTATTTAGCAAGGGATCATGAGCGCCGTCTGTATGAATTGCCGCAAGAGCGCTTTTTGGTGATTGCCCTGCAATTAATGATTAATGAGAAGAAGGATGTGCGAATGGGACTTGTGAAAGAAGCGTACTGGGCGCTCAGTCACTTATACATGACGGTGGCAACACCGACGCTTGCGAATGCTGGCAAAAGCTTTGGCCAGCTATCCTCCTGCTTTATCGACACGGTTGAGGATTCCTTGGACGGCATCTATTTGAACAACTGGGATACGGCCCGCCTCTCTAAGGATGGCGGCGGAGTCGGAATTTATTATGGCAAGGTTCGTGCCCTTGGGTCTGATATCAAGAAGTTCAAAGGGAACTCATCCGGTGTCGTTCCGTGGATTCGTTTGATCAATGATACGGCGGTTAGTGTTGACCAGCTTGGTCAAAGACAAGGGGCGATTGCCATATATATAGATGTGTTCCATAAAGATATCATGAATGGGTTCCTCGATTTAAAAACGAATAATGGGGATGAACGACGCAAGGCGCATGATATTTTCACAGGGGTATGTATTCCGAATCTGTTCATGGAGCAGCTCGAGAAAGTGGATGAGAACGGACGAAGCATAGGGGAATGGCACACATTCTGTCCCCATGAAGTAAAAAGCATCATGGGCTGGAAGGATGAGCATGGCAACGCGCTTGGCTTGGAGGATTTCTATGATGAGAGCGATGAGAAATTCTTCACCGAGAAGTATATGGAAGCAGTGAATCATCCGCTCCTCCCACGCAGAACGTACCGGGCAATGGACATTATGGCAAGGGTGATGATCTCCCAGCTGGAAACGGGCACACCGTATATGTTCTACCGCGATGAAGTCAATCGCCAAAATCCAAACAAGCATGTGAACGGCAAGGGACGCACCTCTATCTATTGCAGCAATCTCTGCACGGAAATCGCGCAAAATATGTCGACTACATCAATCGTGAAGGAATATGAGGATAAGGACGGGAATATGGTGATTGTCCGCAAGCCTGGCGATTTCGTTGTCTGTAATTTATCATCGATTAATTTGGCAAAAGCGGTTCCCGCCAATGTGCTTGAGCGTCTCATTCGTATTCAGGTCCGCATGCTCGATAATGTCATAGATTTGAATACAATCAGTGTCGGCCAAGCAGAGAAAACCAATAAGAAATACCGCGCGATTGGGCTTGGAACATTCGGATGGCATCATCTGCTCGCCTTAGAGGGGATCTATTGGGAGTCGGAGGATGCTGTGGATTATGCCGATCGGTTATATGAAGACATCGCTTATTACACAATCCGTTCTTCGATGGAATTGGCTGCTGAGAAGGGGGCATACAGCCAATTTGGCGGCTCTGAATGGGAAACGGGCCGTTATTTTGAGCGGAAAGAGTATGTAACGGAGCGTTGGGCTGAGCTTAAGGCGGCAATACAGGAGCAAGGGATGCGCAATGGCTGGCTCATGGCTGTGGCCCCAAATTCCTCAACGGCGAAAATAGGCGGCTCAACCGATGGAATCGATCCAATCTATGCGGTTGAATACGCCGAGGAGAAGAAGAACTTTAAATTTAAGGTCACTGTCCCTGATATCAATCATCGAACCTATGAATATTACAAGAAGAGCAGGCATCAATTAAGCCAAGTGTGGAGCATCAGGCAAAATGCTGCGCGCGGACGCCATATTGACCAAGGGATCAGCTTTAATTTGTATGTGAAGCATGATATCAAGGCGAAGGACTTGTTGAACCTGCATCTTGAGGCCTGGAAGAATGGCTTGAAGACGACTTACTATGTACGAAGCACCTCACAGGCTGAGATTGAGGAATGTGAATCCTGCCATAGCTAA
- a CDS encoding ribonucleotide-diphosphate reductase subunit beta — translation MVNETLNKIKLLNPEYPNKSTGIINGKTSGLLNWNDIAYPQMYDLYQTLLSNFWKAQEINMQDDIKQWDSLNETEKDVFLRINTQLASLDSLQTPTMSQVMDYVTDSSFKAIFAVISQQEAVHNESYSYILSSLVPLQEQNQRFNEAKDDPIVQKRNKLILDAYEQFRNEPTPIHLFKLAVNSINLEGIYFYAGFAFFYNLARRQKMLKTSTMISYIQRDEMQHAYFISQFIRILLTENPELNTGENVDYIYRTIGKAVELEKEWSRFILKDIEGIDLDEFENYVEYLANKRFRQLGLKNLYPERENPMPWIHVFSDEMINETKSDFFEQKSRTYTKVTQSNGFDEL, via the coding sequence ATGGTGAACGAAACATTGAATAAAATTAAACTATTAAATCCCGAATATCCGAATAAATCCACAGGAATCATTAATGGGAAAACGTCCGGTCTATTAAACTGGAATGATATTGCTTATCCGCAAATGTATGATCTGTACCAAACCTTGCTGTCTAACTTCTGGAAGGCGCAGGAAATCAATATGCAGGATGACATTAAGCAATGGGACTCCCTGAACGAGACGGAGAAGGATGTATTTCTTCGTATTAACACCCAGCTTGCATCTCTTGATAGCTTGCAAACACCCACGATGAGCCAGGTCATGGATTATGTGACAGACTCTAGCTTCAAGGCAATCTTTGCGGTCATTTCCCAGCAGGAGGCGGTTCATAATGAATCGTATTCCTATATTCTCAGCTCACTCGTGCCCCTGCAGGAGCAGAACCAGCGCTTTAATGAGGCGAAGGATGACCCAATCGTGCAAAAGCGCAATAAGCTGATTTTGGATGCGTATGAGCAGTTCCGCAACGAGCCGACGCCAATCCATCTATTTAAGCTTGCGGTCAATTCGATCAATCTTGAGGGGATTTATTTCTATGCAGGGTTCGCTTTCTTCTATAACCTGGCACGTCGGCAAAAAATGCTAAAGACGAGCACGATGATCAGCTATATCCAGCGTGATGAGATGCAGCATGCTTACTTCATCTCACAGTTCATCCGTATCTTGTTGACGGAAAATCCAGAGCTGAATACGGGGGAGAATGTGGATTATATTTATCGCACGATTGGCAAGGCGGTCGAGCTTGAGAAGGAATGGTCCCGCTTTATCTTGAAGGATATTGAAGGCATTGATTTAGACGAGTTTGAAAACTATGTGGAATACTTGGCCAATAAGCGATTCCGCCAGCTAGGCCTGAAGAATCTCTACCCGGAACGTGAAAATCCTATGCCATGGATTCATGTGTTTAG